From Pararhodobacter zhoushanensis, the proteins below share one genomic window:
- the dgcA gene encoding N-acetyl-D-Glu racemase DgcA has product MITVTAESFRLAEVFTISRGSRTEAKVLTVRVERNGLVGWGECVPYARYGESLESVAAQVEGLPAGIDRAALQDALPAGAARNAVDCALWDLEAKAAGKRVWELAGLAAPGPMITCFTLSLGSPESMQAAAARHAHRPVLKIKLGTPDDMARLEAVRAGAPRSRIVVDANEGWSAEVYTELAPHLLRLGVAMVEQPMPAGKDDLLAEIARPLPVCADESCHDRDSLPDLKGKYDMVNIKLDKTGGLTEALALRAAAQAEGYRVMVGCMVGTSLAMAPAVLVAQGVEVVDLDGPLLLAEDRTPPLAYDEAGVHPSVAELWG; this is encoded by the coding sequence ATGATCACCGTGACCGCAGAGAGCTTTCGACTGGCCGAGGTGTTCACCATCTCGCGCGGGTCGCGGACCGAGGCAAAGGTGCTGACGGTTCGGGTGGAGCGCAACGGTCTGGTCGGCTGGGGCGAATGCGTGCCCTATGCGCGCTATGGCGAGTCGCTGGAGTCGGTGGCGGCACAGGTCGAGGGCTTGCCGGCCGGGATCGACCGGGCAGCCCTGCAGGACGCGCTGCCGGCGGGGGCGGCGCGCAACGCGGTGGATTGTGCGCTGTGGGATCTTGAGGCGAAAGCAGCGGGCAAGCGGGTCTGGGAACTGGCCGGGCTGGCCGCGCCGGGGCCGATGATCACCTGTTTCACCTTGTCGCTGGGCTCGCCTGAGAGCATGCAGGCGGCGGCGGCGCGGCATGCGCATCGCCCGGTGCTGAAGATCAAGCTGGGCACGCCCGACGACATGGCGCGGCTGGAGGCGGTGCGCGCGGGCGCACCCCGATCGCGCATTGTGGTGGATGCGAATGAGGGTTGGTCGGCCGAGGTTTACACCGAGCTGGCGCCGCATCTGCTGCGTCTGGGCGTGGCGATGGTCGAGCAGCCGATGCCGGCGGGCAAGGACGATCTGCTGGCCGAGATCGCGCGGCCCTTGCCGGTTTGCGCCGATGAGAGCTGCCACGACCGCGACTCGCTGCCTGACCTCAAAGGCAAGTATGACATGGTGAACATCAAGCTCGACAAGACCGGCGGGCTGACCGAAGCGCTGGCGCTGCGCGCCGCCGCGCAGGCCGAGGGCTACCGCGTGATGGTCGGCTGCATGGTCGGCACCTCGCTGGCGATGGCCCCGGCGGTGCTGGTGGCGCAGGGGGTTGAGGTGGTCGATCTGGACGGCCCGCTGCTGCTGGCCGAGGATCGCACCCCGCCGCTGGCCTATGACGAAGCCGGTGTGCACCCGTCGGTGGCGGAGCTCTGGGGCTGA
- the dgcN gene encoding N-acetyltransferase DgcN: MIETPYLLFLGDAPDMLAAKVAQGIKDWRPEYALGQLRLDGCKADMGLPDMTLAEAKAAGIKTVVIGVANRGGVISQMWKKVLVEALEEGFDLASGLHNLLRDEADLAAVAKATGRTLHDVRIPSVKYPIANGEKRSGKRMLAVGTDCSVGKMYTALCMEKEMRERGMKASFRATGQTGILITGGGVPLDAVIADFMAGSIEYLTPDNDPDHWDLIEGQGSLFHVSYSGVTLALVHGGQPDALVICHEPTRAHMRGLPGYQLPSIEAVRDVALTLARVANPACVAVGVSVNTQHMSDPEAKAYLAEVEARVGLPTTDPFRYGAAKLVDALEGI, from the coding sequence ATGATCGAAACCCCCTATCTGCTGTTTCTGGGCGATGCGCCCGACATGTTGGCCGCCAAGGTCGCGCAAGGCATCAAGGACTGGCGCCCGGAATACGCGCTGGGTCAGTTGCGGCTGGACGGCTGCAAGGCCGACATGGGCCTGCCCGACATGACGCTGGCCGAGGCCAAGGCAGCAGGCATCAAGACCGTGGTGATCGGCGTTGCCAACCGCGGCGGGGTCATCAGTCAGATGTGGAAAAAGGTGCTGGTCGAGGCGCTGGAAGAGGGCTTCGATCTGGCCTCGGGCCTGCACAACCTGCTGCGCGACGAGGCCGATCTGGCCGCTGTCGCCAAGGCGACCGGCCGTACCTTGCATGACGTGCGCATCCCGTCGGTCAAATACCCCATCGCCAATGGCGAAAAGCGCAGCGGCAAGCGCATGCTGGCTGTGGGCACCGATTGCTCGGTCGGCAAGATGTACACGGCGCTGTGCATGGAAAAGGAAATGCGTGAGCGCGGCATGAAGGCCAGCTTCCGCGCCACCGGCCAGACCGGCATCCTGATCACCGGCGGCGGCGTGCCGCTGGATGCGGTGATCGCCGATTTCATGGCGGGGTCGATCGAGTATCTGACGCCGGACAACGACCCCGACCATTGGGATCTGATCGAGGGGCAGGGCAGCCTGTTCCACGTCAGCTATTCCGGCGTGACGCTGGCGCTGGTGCATGGCGGCCAACCCGATGCGCTGGTCATCTGCCACGAGCCGACCCGCGCCCATATGCGCGGTCTGCCGGGCTATCAGCTGCCCAGCATCGAAGCCGTGCGCGACGTGGCGCTGACGCTGGCACGGGTGGCGAACCCGGCCTGTGTGGCGGTGGGTGTGTCGGTGAACACGCAGCATATGTCCGACCCTGAAGCCAAGGCCTATCTGGCCGAGGTCGAGGCGCGCGTTGGCCTGCCGACGACGGACCCGTTCCGCTATGGCGCGGCCAAGCTGGTGGACGCGCTCGAGGGGATCTGA
- a CDS encoding methyltransferase family protein codes for MTQATVKPVNQKIRVWIARGVALACIPFIVFMQSAWSDTLLQPVFEVVGALVVVAAVLGRFWSILYIGGRKNNQVVQDGPYSMCRHPLYLSTTIGAIGLGLMLGSFVLAALLGGVAFVILSMTAAREEAFLRAEFAPDYDRYAQRVPRIWPKPSLFRTPDDVTFNALVLRRNLADALGFLALIPLAELMETLRENGILGSFILP; via the coding sequence ATGACCCAAGCCACCGTAAAGCCTGTAAACCAGAAGATCCGCGTGTGGATCGCGCGGGGGGTGGCGCTGGCCTGCATCCCTTTCATCGTCTTCATGCAGTCAGCCTGGTCTGACACCCTGCTGCAGCCGGTGTTCGAGGTGGTCGGCGCGCTGGTCGTGGTTGCGGCGGTGCTCGGGCGGTTCTGGTCGATCCTCTATATCGGCGGGCGCAAGAATAATCAGGTGGTGCAGGACGGCCCTTATTCGATGTGTCGTCACCCGCTCTATCTGAGCACCACCATCGGCGCGATCGGGCTGGGGTTGATGCTGGGTTCCTTTGTGCTGGCGGCCTTACTGGGGGGCGTGGCGTTTGTGATCCTGAGCATGACGGCGGCGCGCGAAGAGGCATTCCTGCGCGCCGAATTTGCACCCGACTATGATCGTTATGCCCAGCGTGTGCCCCGGATCTGGCCGAAGCCGTCGCTGTTCCGGACCCCGGATGACGTGACCTTCAACGCCCTGGTCCTTCGCCGCAACCTGGCCGATGCGTTGGGTTTTCTGGCGCTGATCCCGCTGGCCGAGCTGATGGAAACGCTGCGCGAGAATGGCATTCTGGGCAGTTTCATCCTCCCTTGA
- a CDS encoding GyrI-like domain-containing protein, which produces MSKDPLLGGKPGIIQRVQVPPLRYFAIDGQGAPGGDVYGTAVAALYGLAYGARFAGKARGHDDKVGPLEGLWWADDMAAFLTGDRAVWRWTMMIRAPGWLDEATLTPLRAAAIAKRRKDKPEVAEALAEVTLKAVDEGECLQALHLGAYADEAPLIARMHAQAAEQGLSLHGQHHEIYLSDPNRTAPEKLKTILRQPVRALT; this is translated from the coding sequence ATGAGCAAAGACCCGCTGCTCGGCGGCAAGCCCGGCATCATCCAGCGCGTTCAGGTGCCGCCGCTGCGCTATTTCGCCATCGACGGGCAGGGCGCGCCGGGTGGGGACGTCTATGGCACCGCCGTGGCCGCACTCTATGGTCTGGCCTATGGCGCGCGGTTTGCGGGCAAGGCACGGGGGCATGACGACAAGGTCGGTCCGCTTGAGGGGCTGTGGTGGGCCGATGACATGGCGGCGTTTCTGACCGGCGACCGGGCGGTGTGGCGCTGGACAATGATGATCCGCGCACCGGGCTGGCTGGATGAGGCAACCTTGACGCCGTTGCGCGCGGCGGCGATTGCCAAGCGGCGCAAGGACAAGCCGGAAGTGGCAGAGGCGCTGGCCGAGGTGACGCTTAAGGCTGTGGACGAGGGGGAGTGCCTGCAGGCCCTGCATCTGGGGGCTTACGCTGACGAGGCCCCACTGATTGCCCGCATGCACGCGCAGGCGGCGGAGCAGGGTTTGTCCCTGCACGGGCAGCATCACGAGATCTACCTGTCCGACCCCAACCGCACCGCGCCCGAGAAACTGAAGACGATCCTGCGGCAGCCGGTGCGGGCGCTGACTTAG
- a CDS encoding AraC family transcriptional regulator, giving the protein MTVDYKARLKRVYAAIHDDPAREHSLDELADVAALSRFHFHRVFAAMTGETVSEAVRRVRLNRAAHALARSDTPVAAVGRACGYANAASFTRAFRAAYGITPGNFRKAGQALPLKLRAIGQEGHSMFPVTITNETARRAIGLPFTGPYMQIGAAYDQLSAELAALDLWQQTRGLVGVYFDDPSIVAPEALRSFAGVIVDADLPLPVGLDELSIAGGRHACMAFKGPYTGFGLAYEWLFGDWLAASGEAMRDAPSWEFYLNTPMNTAPEDLRTDILLPLEDRA; this is encoded by the coding sequence ATGACGGTTGATTACAAAGCAAGACTGAAAAGAGTCTACGCGGCAATTCACGATGACCCGGCGCGCGAGCACTCGCTGGATGAACTGGCAGACGTCGCGGCATTGTCACGGTTCCACTTTCACCGGGTCTTTGCGGCGATGACGGGCGAGACCGTGTCCGAGGCCGTTCGACGCGTCCGCCTGAACCGCGCGGCGCATGCGCTGGCGCGCAGCGATACGCCGGTGGCAGCGGTGGGGCGGGCGTGTGGTTATGCGAATGCCGCCAGTTTCACCCGTGCGTTTCGGGCGGCGTATGGCATCACACCCGGCAATTTCCGCAAGGCGGGGCAGGCGCTGCCGCTGAAACTCAGGGCCATTGGACAGGAAGGACACAGTATGTTTCCAGTCACCATCACCAACGAGACCGCGCGGCGGGCCATCGGCCTGCCGTTCACCGGCCCCTATATGCAGATCGGCGCGGCCTATGATCAGCTGAGCGCCGAACTGGCGGCGCTGGACTTGTGGCAGCAGACGCGCGGTCTGGTGGGTGTTTATTTCGATGACCCGTCGATTGTCGCGCCGGAAGCGCTGCGCAGCTTCGCCGGCGTGATCGTCGATGCGGACCTGCCGCTGCCCGTTGGCTTGGATGAGCTGTCGATTGCCGGGGGCCGCCATGCGTGCATGGCGTTCAAGGGGCCCTATACCGGCTTTGGTCTGGCGTATGAGTGGCTCTTTGGTGACTGGCTGGCAGCAAGCGGCGAAGCGATGCGGGATGCGCCGTCGTGGGAGTTCTACCTCAACACGCCGATGAACACCGCGCCCGAGGATCTGCGCACCGACATCCTGCTGCCGCTGGAGGACCGGGCATGA
- a CDS encoding DEAD/DEAH box helicase yields MGAACVSRIPPHDRRSSPLPAPLARALAEKGYEALTPVQAAVVDPSVAGKDLLVSAQTGSGKTVAFGLAMADNMLDDGGMLPPPDTARALVIAPTRELALQVRRELEWLYAEAGAVIASCVGGMDARSERRALERGAHIVVGTPGRLRDHIERGALDLTTLTTAVLDEADEMLDLGFREDLEFILKAAPEERRTLLFSATVRPEIERLARTYQRDAHRIATETSREAHGDISYRALMVAAEESERAIVNVLRFYEAPNALVFCKTRVAVNHLTARLLNRGFSVVPLSGELAQEERSRALQAMRDGRARVCVATDVAARGIDLPGLELVIHADLPSNKETLLHRSGRTGRAGRKGVSVLIVPSSARRKTERLLNMAALDAEWASAPTAAEVSARDTERLLTDPILGAAEQADEMPIITMLTERFSSRELAAAVSRFYFAARSAPEDVVAVSADGAKPRARTEFERSFWVRLGVGHTGRAEARWLLPMLCRNGDLTKADIGAIRIYPDYTLAQLHDDCAERFWNALGEARSLEQEIPVEPAEAPAEGDRPAPRPRPEGDRPFKARAPREDGERAYKPRAPREDGERPAYTPRPPRDDAERPAYKPRAPRDDADRPAYKPRAAGEGSERPAYKPRAAAGEKSDRPAYKPRAAGENSDRPYKARAPREDGYKPRSADGDRPYKPRAAAGEGYKPRSADADGERPRKPRAAAGEGAPRTAKYAPRPAGEGAKPARPRIDPDAARNPSARLGKPPARKPAGKPTGKPGGKPFGGKPSGSGGPGGKPFRPKS; encoded by the coding sequence ATGGGGGCGGCTTGTGTTTCAAGGATACCGCCACATGACCGCCGCTCTTCCCCCCTTCCCGCACCGCTCGCCCGTGCCTTGGCCGAAAAAGGCTACGAAGCTCTGACGCCGGTGCAAGCGGCTGTGGTGGACCCTTCCGTCGCGGGCAAAGACCTGTTGGTCTCGGCTCAAACCGGGTCGGGCAAGACGGTAGCCTTTGGTCTGGCGATGGCCGACAACATGCTTGATGACGGCGGCATGCTGCCCCCGCCCGACACCGCGCGCGCGCTGGTCATCGCGCCGACGCGCGAACTGGCGCTGCAGGTCCGCCGCGAGCTGGAATGGCTCTATGCCGAAGCCGGTGCCGTGATCGCCAGCTGCGTTGGCGGCATGGATGCCCGGTCCGAGCGCCGGGCGCTGGAGCGGGGCGCGCATATCGTCGTCGGCACCCCCGGTCGTCTGCGCGACCATATCGAGCGCGGCGCGCTGGATCTGACCACGCTGACCACGGCTGTGCTGGACGAAGCGGACGAGATGCTGGATCTGGGCTTCCGCGAGGATCTGGAATTCATCCTGAAAGCCGCCCCCGAAGAACGCCGCACGCTGCTGTTCTCGGCGACGGTCCGTCCCGAGATCGAGCGTCTGGCCCGCACTTATCAGCGCGACGCGCACCGCATTGCCACCGAGACCTCGCGCGAAGCGCATGGGGATATCTCGTACCGCGCGCTGATGGTCGCGGCCGAGGAATCCGAGCGCGCCATCGTCAACGTGCTGCGTTTCTATGAAGCGCCCAACGCGCTGGTGTTCTGCAAGACGCGTGTGGCGGTGAATCATCTGACCGCCCGCCTGTTGAACCGTGGTTTCTCGGTTGTGCCGCTGTCGGGCGAACTGGCGCAGGAAGAGCGTTCGCGCGCCCTGCAAGCGATGCGCGACGGGCGTGCCCGTGTCTGTGTGGCCACCGACGTGGCGGCGCGCGGCATCGACCTGCCGGGTCTTGAACTGGTGATCCACGCCGATCTGCCGTCTAACAAGGAAACCCTTCTGCACCGTTCTGGCCGTACCGGCCGCGCCGGGCGCAAGGGAGTCAGCGTGCTGATCGTCCCGTCTTCGGCCCGCCGCAAGACCGAACGCCTGCTGAACATGGCCGCGCTGGATGCTGAATGGGCCTCGGCCCCGACGGCTGCCGAGGTCTCGGCCCGCGATACCGAACGTCTGCTGACCGACCCCATTCTGGGCGCCGCCGAGCAGGCCGACGAGATGCCCATCATCACCATGCTGACCGAGCGTTTCAGCTCGCGTGAGCTGGCCGCTGCCGTCTCGCGCTTTTACTTCGCCGCCCGTTCGGCCCCTGAGGATGTCGTTGCCGTGTCGGCGGATGGTGCCAAGCCGCGCGCCCGGACCGAGTTCGAGCGCAGCTTCTGGGTGCGTCTGGGTGTTGGCCACACGGGTCGCGCCGAAGCCCGCTGGCTGCTGCCGATGCTGTGCCGCAATGGCGATCTGACCAAAGCCGACATCGGTGCGATCCGCATCTACCCGGATTACACGCTGGCCCAGCTGCATGACGATTGCGCCGAGCGTTTCTGGAACGCGCTGGGTGAGGCCCGCTCGCTGGAGCAGGAAATCCCGGTGGAACCCGCCGAAGCCCCGGCTGAAGGCGACCGCCCGGCCCCGCGTCCGCGTCCGGAAGGTGACCGCCCGTTCAAGGCCCGTGCCCCGCGCGAAGACGGCGAGCGCGCCTACAAGCCGCGCGCCCCGCGTGAGGACGGCGAACGCCCGGCCTATACGCCGCGCCCGCCGCGAGACGATGCCGAACGTCCGGCCTACAAGCCCCGCGCCCCGCGTGATGATGCGGATCGCCCGGCCTACAAGCCGCGTGCGGCTGGTGAGGGCTCTGAGCGCCCCGCCTACAAACCCCGCGCCGCTGCGGGTGAGAAAAGCGACCGCCCGGCCTATAAGCCGCGCGCCGCTGGCGAGAACAGTGACCGGCCCTACAAGGCCCGCGCCCCGCGCGAGGATGGCTACAAGCCCCGCAGCGCCGATGGTGACCGCCCCTACAAGCCGCGTGCGGCTGCTGGCGAGGGCTACAAGCCCCGCTCGGCGGATGCCGATGGCGAGCGTCCGCGCAAGCCCCGCGCCGCTGCGGGCGAAGGTGCACCGCGCACGGCGAAATACGCACCGCGTCCGGCGGGTGAGGGTGCAAAACCCGCCCGCCCGCGCATCGACCCCGATGCCGCGCGCAATCCTTCGGCCCGTCTGGGCAAACCGCCCGCACGCAAACCTGCGGGCAAGCCGACCGGAAAACCGGGTGGCAAACCCTTCGGGGGCAAGCCGTCAGGCTCGGGTGGTCCCGGCGGCAAGCCGTTTCGTCCGAAAAGCTGA
- the mltG gene encoding endolytic transglycosylase MltG — MWKHVVANVFTLLIVAFVVLGGVVAMGQRAFVAQGPLTEAICLRVDQGANLRTVAASLDEQEAVSSPMIFRIGAQYDGRDGRLRFGSYLVPAGASMDEILDIVTRGGASTCGTEVVLRIGVTQVSYLVRELDPATNRFEEAVTLPLETEEFPAEYQTVANLPDTRFRITVAEGATSWQIWNALNTAEFLEGTIPEVPAEGVLSPDSYEVRRGADRAALIADMEERQAGILATAWENRVEGLPFETPEEALILASIVEKETGVPEERRVVASVFLNRLAVPMRLQTDPTVIYGITLGQRVLGRGLRRSELNADTPYNTYRIDGLPPTPIANPGRASIEAVLNPDQTDFIYFVADGTGGHAFAVTLAEHNDNVARWRRLEAQPDN, encoded by the coding sequence ATGTGGAAGCACGTCGTTGCGAATGTCTTCACGCTGCTGATCGTGGCGTTTGTTGTGCTGGGGGGTGTCGTGGCCATGGGGCAGCGCGCCTTTGTCGCGCAGGGACCGCTGACCGAGGCGATCTGCCTGCGCGTCGATCAGGGGGCAAACCTGCGCACAGTGGCGGCCTCGCTCGATGAGCAAGAGGCCGTCAGCAGCCCGATGATCTTCCGTATCGGCGCTCAATACGACGGGCGCGACGGGCGGCTGCGGTTCGGCTCGTATCTGGTGCCCGCCGGGGCGTCGATGGATGAGATCCTCGACATCGTGACGCGCGGCGGCGCCTCGACCTGCGGGACCGAGGTGGTGCTGCGCATCGGCGTGACGCAGGTCAGCTATCTGGTGCGCGAACTGGACCCGGCGACCAACCGCTTTGAAGAAGCGGTGACGCTGCCGCTGGAGACCGAAGAGTTTCCCGCTGAATATCAGACGGTTGCCAACCTGCCCGACACCCGCTTCCGCATCACCGTGGCCGAGGGCGCGACCAGCTGGCAGATCTGGAATGCGCTGAACACGGCCGAGTTCCTCGAGGGGACGATCCCCGAGGTTCCGGCTGAGGGCGTGCTGTCCCCCGACAGCTACGAGGTCCGGCGCGGGGCTGACCGGGCCGCCCTGATCGCCGATATGGAAGAGCGGCAGGCGGGGATTCTGGCGACGGCGTGGGAGAACCGGGTCGAAGGCCTGCCCTTCGAGACGCCCGAAGAAGCGCTGATCCTTGCCTCGATCGTGGAAAAGGAAACCGGCGTGCCAGAAGAGCGGCGCGTGGTGGCCAGCGTGTTCCTCAACCGTCTGGCCGTGCCGATGCGGCTGCAGACGGACCCGACGGTGATCTATGGCATCACGCTGGGTCAGCGGGTGCTGGGACGCGGGTTGCGCCGGTCCGAACTGAACGCCGACACGCCGTATAACACCTACCGCATCGACGGCTTGCCGCCGACACCCATCGCCAACCCGGGCCGCGCCAGCATCGAGGCGGTCCTGAACCCGGACCAGACTGACTTTATCTACTTTGTCGCCGACGGGACGGGCGGGCATGCCTTTGCGGTGACGCTGGCCGAGCATAACGATAACGTCGCGCGCTGGCGGCGGCTGGAAGCGCAGCCGGATAACTAA
- the fabG gene encoding 3-oxoacyl-[acyl-carrier-protein] reductase produces the protein MFDLSGKRALITGASGGIGAAIARALHAAGATVGLSGTREEPLQALAAELGARAYVLPCNLSDPAAVEALPKAAIEAMGGLDILVNNAGITRDQLFMRMSDDEWASVLDVNLTATMRLCRAVMRPMMKARWGRIVNISSIVGATGNAGQVNYAASKAGMIGMTKSIAAEVASRNITANAVAPGFIATPMTDKLTDDQKAKINGQIPAGRMGTPEEIAAAVLYLASPEAAYVTGTTIHVNGGMAML, from the coding sequence ATGTTCGACCTCAGCGGCAAACGCGCCCTGATCACTGGCGCTTCGGGCGGCATCGGCGCCGCCATCGCCCGCGCGCTGCATGCCGCCGGGGCCACTGTCGGCCTCTCGGGCACGCGCGAAGAGCCGCTGCAGGCACTGGCCGCCGAACTGGGCGCGCGCGCCTATGTGCTGCCGTGCAACCTGTCGGACCCGGCCGCCGTCGAGGCCCTGCCCAAAGCCGCCATCGAGGCGATGGGCGGTCTGGATATTCTGGTCAACAACGCCGGCATCACCCGCGATCAGCTGTTCATGCGCATGTCCGATGACGAATGGGCCTCGGTGCTGGACGTGAACCTGACCGCCACCATGCGCCTGTGCCGCGCGGTCATGCGCCCGATGATGAAGGCGCGCTGGGGCCGGATCGTCAATATTTCCTCCATCGTCGGGGCCACCGGCAACGCCGGTCAGGTCAACTATGCCGCGTCCAAAGCGGGCATGATCGGCATGACCAAGTCGATTGCGGCTGAAGTCGCCTCGCGCAACATCACCGCCAATGCCGTCGCGCCGGGCTTTATCGCCACGCCGATGACCGACAAGCTGACCGACGACCAGAAGGCCAAGATCAACGGCCAGATCCCCGCCGGCCGCATGGGCACGCCCGAAGAAATCGCGGCAGCGGTGCTCTATCTGGCCTCGCCCGAGGCGGCCTATGTTACCGGGACCACGATTCATGTGAACGGCGGCATGGCGATGCTGTGA
- a CDS encoding acyl carrier protein has product MSDIADRVKKIVVEHLGVEEDKITENASFIDDLGADSLDTVELVMAFEEEFGIEIPDDAAENIQTFGDAVKFISEAV; this is encoded by the coding sequence ATGAGCGATATCGCTGATCGCGTTAAGAAGATTGTGGTCGAACATCTCGGCGTCGAGGAAGACAAGATCACCGAGAACGCGTCGTTCATCGACGATCTGGGCGCTGACAGCCTCGACACCGTCGAGCTGGTCATGGCCTTCGAAGAAGAGTTCGGCATCGAGATCCCCGATGACGCGGCCGAGAACATCCAGACCTTTGGCGACGCGGTGAAATTCATCAGCGAAGCGGTCTGA
- a CDS encoding lysophospholipid acyltransferase family protein — protein MTQNPAPTPRRVTPRDRATLALVGLLMRLPFGPRVRLAGWLGRTVIGRFGALPRRVAQAVHHFRPELPEVEVQRIAREVPGSMARMITEVLSGPDLAALAATLPLEGPGLAALDDAHATGRPVILVSAHFGNYDAWRLALIARGFAIGGYFKELGSPALNARYVEAVSASGAPMFPDTGEGLRRLVKFLRGGGMLGILCDLDRPQGVMLDFLGQPTRTVLSMAEMALRYDALLVPIWGIRTPGKPGFRVQIDAPVPASDAETMTQALNDAFAAQVRAHPEQWIWWHNRRKGSHP, from the coding sequence ATGACCCAAAACCCTGCCCCCACACCCCGGCGCGTAACGCCGCGCGACCGCGCCACGCTGGCGCTGGTGGGCCTGCTGATGCGCCTGCCCTTCGGGCCGCGCGTGCGGCTGGCGGGCTGGCTGGGGCGCACCGTGATCGGCCGCTTTGGCGCGCTGCCGCGCCGAGTCGCGCAGGCCGTGCACCATTTCCGCCCCGAGCTGCCCGAGGTCGAGGTGCAGCGCATCGCGCGTGAAGTTCCCGGCTCGATGGCGCGGATGATCACCGAGGTTCTGTCCGGCCCCGACCTTGCCGCCCTTGCCGCCACCCTGCCGCTTGAAGGCCCCGGTCTGGCCGCGCTGGACGACGCGCACGCAACGGGTCGCCCGGTGATTCTCGTCTCGGCGCATTTCGGCAATTATGACGCTTGGCGGCTGGCGCTGATCGCGCGCGGATTTGCCATTGGCGGGTATTTCAAGGAACTGGGCAGCCCGGCCCTGAACGCCCGCTATGTCGAGGCCGTCTCGGCTTCGGGCGCGCCGATGTTTCCCGACACCGGCGAAGGCCTGCGGCGGCTGGTGAAATTTCTGCGCGGTGGCGGGATGCTGGGCATCCTGTGCGATCTGGACCGCCCGCAGGGGGTGATGCTCGATTTCCTAGGCCAGCCCACCCGTACCGTGCTGTCCATGGCCGAGATGGCGCTGCGCTATGATGCGCTCCTGGTGCCGATCTGGGGTATCCGCACGCCCGGCAAGCCGGGCTTTCGCGTGCAGATCGACGCACCGGTGCCCGCGTCGGATGCCGAGACGATGACACAGGCGCTCAACGATGCGTTTGCTGCGCAGGTTCGTGCCCATCCCGAGCAGTGGATCTGGTGGCACAACCGCCGTAAGGGCTCGCATCCGTGA
- a CDS encoding lysophospholipid acyltransferase family protein — MSDTPAPARLSFRHWVEDRAEAAIFRAILALPYRRRIPAMGWFSRTILGPLAMNRRIKANLAYIFPDMPKAQVKQICRDVADNFGRSLIELHSGAEFARFVATQPLGGPGLAALDRAHAEGRPVILASAHYGNYDVLRAGLTARGFRVGGLYRPLSNPAANKRYVATIESIATPLFPRGNEGLGAMIRFVKSGGMLGFLGDQHMAHGEMLDFLGKPAASATSAAKMALKYNALLVPLYATRNPDGLTFTVEVEEPIPHSDALTMTQAVNDSVSAKVRAHPGQWFWVHRRWRHTA, encoded by the coding sequence ATGTCAGATACCCCCGCCCCCGCCCGCCTTTCGTTTCGCCATTGGGTCGAAGACCGGGCAGAGGCGGCAATCTTCCGTGCGATTCTGGCGCTGCCCTACCGGCGGCGTATCCCCGCAATGGGCTGGTTCAGCCGGACCATTCTGGGACCGCTGGCGATGAATCGGCGGATCAAGGCCAATCTGGCCTATATCTTTCCCGACATGCCGAAGGCGCAGGTCAAACAGATCTGCCGCGACGTGGCCGATAACTTTGGCCGCTCCTTGATCGAACTGCATTCAGGCGCCGAGTTCGCCCGCTTTGTCGCCACGCAGCCCCTCGGCGGCCCCGGACTTGCGGCGCTGGATCGGGCCCATGCCGAAGGCCGCCCGGTGATTCTGGCCTCGGCGCATTACGGCAATTATGACGTGCTGCGCGCTGGCCTGACGGCACGCGGTTTCCGCGTTGGCGGCCTTTACCGGCCATTGTCGAACCCGGCGGCGAACAAGCGGTACGTCGCGACCATCGAAAGCATAGCCACGCCGCTGTTTCCGCGCGGCAATGAAGGGCTGGGCGCGATGATCCGCTTTGTGAAATCGGGCGGGATGCTGGGGTTTCTGGGCGATCAGCACATGGCCCATGGCGAAATGCTGGATTTTCTGGGCAAGCCCGCCGCGAGCGCCACCTCGGCGGCCAAGATGGCGCTGAAATACAACGCGCTGCTGGTGCCGCTCTATGCCACGCGCAACCCTGACGGGCTGACCTTCACGGTCGAGGTTGAAGAGCCGATCCCGCACAGCGACGCGCTGACCATGACGCAGGCGGTCAATGACAGCGTCTCGGCCAAGGTGCGCGCGCATCCGGGGCAATGGTTCTGGGTTCACCGCCGTTGGCGGCATACCGCCTGA